A genomic segment from Bombus pascuorum unplaced genomic scaffold, iyBomPasc1.1, whole genome shotgun sequence encodes:
- the LOC132915851 gene encoding cytosolic endo-beta-N-acetylglucosaminidase-like isoform X2, with protein sequence MRTEVTESQPFKNLKELFDNVGNLKPWPEIGELRDSTDYVYSGLEISAGRTRLEKLDREVHPKTLLCHDMKGGYLEDSHHFITVPPFGWINAAHNHGVKVLGTVITEREGIWDVILESHEEVRRFADALILVAKFYKFDGWLLNIENTIKSEQVNNLIYFVKYLTENIHEAIRNSEIIWYDSVINEGKLNWQNELNSKNIDFFLNCDAIYLNYNWTKSKLKNSLALAKTHSRDIHDIYVGVDV encoded by the exons ATGAGGACGGAAGTTACAGAGTCACAACCTTtcaaaaacttaaaagaattattcgataacgtgggtaaCTTGAAACCATGGCCAGAAATTGGAGAActacgagattcaactgattatgtgtacagtggtttagaaataagcgcagGAAGAACgcggttagaaaaattggatagagaagtacatccGAAAACGTTGCTCTgtcatgatatgaaaggtggctacctagaagacag tcatcatttcataactgtgcccccttttggatggattaatgcagcacataatcatggtgtaaaagttcttggtactgtaattacggaaagagaaggtatctgggatgttatacttgaatctcatgaagaagtaagaagatttgcagatgcactaatacttgttgcaaaattttataagtttgatggctggttattaaatattgaaaataccattaaaagtgagcaagttaataatttaatttattttgtaaaatatctaacagaaaatattcatgaagcaattagaaattctgaaattatatggtacgatAGCGTAAtcaatgaaggaaaattaaattggcaaaatgagcttaaCAGTAAAAACAT agatttctttttaaactgcgatgccatttacttgaattataactggacgaaatcaaaattgaaaaacagtttGGCACTAGCAAAAACTCACAGTcgagatattcatgatatatatgtaggaGTTGATGTTTGA
- the LOC132915851 gene encoding cytosolic endo-beta-N-acetylglucosaminidase-like isoform X1, translating into MRTEVTESQPFKNLKELFDNVGNLKPWPEIGELRDSTDYVYSGLEISAGRTRLEKLDREVHPKTLLCHDMKGGYLEDRFIYGSESYDSYLFYHWSVIDTFVYFSHHFITVPPFGWINAAHNHGVKVLGTVITEREGIWDVILESHEEVRRFADALILVAKFYKFDGWLLNIENTIKSEQVNNLIYFVKYLTENIHEAIRNSEIIWYDSVINEGKLNWQNELNSKNIDFFLNCDAIYLNYNWTKSKLKNSLALAKTHSRDIHDIYVGVDV; encoded by the exons ATGAGGACGGAAGTTACAGAGTCACAACCTTtcaaaaacttaaaagaattattcgataacgtgggtaaCTTGAAACCATGGCCAGAAATTGGAGAActacgagattcaactgattatgtgtacagtggtttagaaataagcgcagGAAGAACgcggttagaaaaattggatagagaagtacatccGAAAACGTTGCTCTgtcatgatatgaaaggtggctacctagaagacag atttatatatggatcagaatcttatgattcttacctattttatcactggagtgttattgacacttttgtgtattttagtcatcatttcataactgtgcccccttttggatggattaatgcagcacataatcatggtgtaaaagttcttggtactgtaattacggaaagagaaggtatctgggatgttatacttgaatctcatgaagaagtaagaagatttgcagatgcactaatacttgttgcaaaattttataagtttgatggctggttattaaatattgaaaataccattaaaagtgagcaagttaataatttaatttattttgtaaaatatctaacagaaaatattcatgaagcaattagaaattctgaaattatatggtacgatAGCGTAAtcaatgaaggaaaattaaattggcaaaatgagcttaaCAGTAAAAACAT agatttctttttaaactgcgatgccatttacttgaattataactggacgaaatcaaaattgaaaaacagtttGGCACTAGCAAAAACTCACAGTcgagatattcatgatatatatgtaggaGTTGATGTTTGA